A genomic stretch from Georgenia muralis includes:
- a CDS encoding ABC transporter permease codes for MSDPVHDHPQPPAQPGDVVAQGEQKPAPEGAPAAGRTRTQSFVKDLLSGSWLVSLLAVVAALVIGGVLIALADPRVQETAGYLFARPGDFIGAAWDAVYGAYRAMFRGAIFDFEATTAARMFRPITETLVFSIPLILAGLGLAVGFRAGLFNIGAQGQIILGAIFGSFIGFTFDLPPVLHVTLAVVGAALGGGLWAAIAGVLKARTGANEVIVTIMLNNIAVYLVAYLLTTTAFQLPGSPFPKSPPIPTDSATFPLLLGPSFRLHAGFLLAIAATAFVWWLLERSTLGFEIRAAGANPSAARTAGISVNRVIVTTMVISGVLAGLAGSSIVLGTEKALTAGVAASYGFDAITVALLGRSRPVGTFVAGLLFGALKAGGFLMQSTTATPIDIILVVQSVIVLLIAAPPLVRAIFRLPAPGARPRRRPAPAAVKEAAA; via the coding sequence GTGAGCGACCCGGTCCACGACCACCCCCAGCCGCCGGCCCAGCCCGGCGACGTCGTCGCCCAGGGTGAGCAGAAGCCGGCGCCCGAGGGGGCGCCGGCCGCCGGGCGGACCCGCACGCAGAGCTTCGTCAAGGACCTGCTCTCGGGGTCCTGGCTCGTCTCGCTCCTGGCGGTCGTAGCCGCCCTCGTCATCGGTGGGGTGCTGATCGCCCTGGCCGACCCGCGCGTCCAGGAGACCGCCGGCTACCTCTTCGCCCGTCCCGGCGACTTCATCGGCGCGGCGTGGGACGCCGTCTACGGCGCCTACCGGGCCATGTTCCGCGGGGCGATCTTCGACTTCGAGGCCACCACGGCGGCGCGGATGTTCCGGCCCATCACCGAGACGCTCGTCTTCTCGATCCCGCTCATCCTCGCCGGGCTCGGCCTGGCGGTGGGCTTCCGGGCCGGCCTGTTCAACATCGGTGCCCAGGGTCAGATCATCCTCGGCGCCATCTTCGGATCGTTCATCGGCTTCACCTTCGACCTGCCCCCCGTGCTCCACGTGACCCTCGCCGTCGTCGGCGCCGCCCTCGGCGGCGGGCTGTGGGCGGCGATCGCCGGCGTCCTCAAGGCCCGGACCGGGGCCAACGAGGTCATCGTGACGATCATGCTCAACAACATCGCGGTCTACCTCGTCGCGTACCTGCTCACCACCACGGCGTTCCAGCTGCCCGGCTCGCCGTTCCCGAAGTCCCCGCCCATCCCCACGGACTCGGCGACCTTCCCGCTGCTGCTGGGGCCCTCGTTCCGCCTCCACGCCGGCTTCCTGCTGGCGATCGCGGCGACCGCCTTCGTCTGGTGGCTCCTCGAGCGCTCCACGCTCGGCTTCGAGATCCGCGCCGCGGGGGCCAACCCGTCCGCGGCCCGGACCGCGGGCATCTCGGTCAACCGCGTCATCGTCACCACGATGGTCATCTCCGGCGTCCTCGCCGGCCTCGCGGGCTCCTCGATCGTGCTCGGCACGGAGAAGGCGCTGACCGCCGGGGTGGCGGCGAGCTACGGCTTCGACGCCATCACCGTGGCGCTGCTGGGCCGCTCCCGCCCGGTGGGGACCTTCGTCGCCGGGCTGCTGTTCGGGGCGCTCAAGGCCGGCGGCTTCCTCATGCAGTCGACCACCGCGACGCCGATCGACATCATCCTCGTCGTCCAGTCCGTCATCGTCCTGCTCATCGCGGCCCCGCCGCTGGTGCGCGCGATCTTCCGCCTGCCCGCACCGGGCGCCCGCCCCCGCCGCCGGCCCGCCCCGGCGGCCGTGAAGGAGGCCGCAGCATGA
- a CDS encoding ABC transporter ATP-binding protein encodes MKLELRGITKVFGPLVANDHIDLVVQPGEIHALLGENGAGKSTLMNVLYGLYTPDDGQILLDDAPVTFAGPGDAVAAGIGMVHQHFMLVPVFTVAESVVLGYEPTGAAGLINAAEARRRVKEISDRFGFDVDPDATIEDLPVGAQQRVEIIKALSRDAKVLILDEPTAVLTPQETDELIAIMRQLKENGTSIVFITHKLREVRAVADRITVIRRGKVVGEASPTSTETELASMMVGRSVNLGVDKAVAAPGEESFVVEGLTVLDAAGKPAVDDISFGVRRGEILAVAGVQGNGQTELTETILGLNPSVAGTISLDGQDLAGDGVKERLRAGIGFVPEDRSTDGIIASFSVAENLVLDLYDTEPFAKGLAMNPARVRSSAEQRSQEFDIRLTSVDDPISTLSGGNQQKVVIAREMSRPLRLLVASQPTRGLDVGSIEFMHKRIVTERDNGTPVIIVSTELDEVLVLADRIAVMYRGRVVGIVDGDTDRDVLGLMMAGVPLEEARAQAAEHHTTTGGADAATTQEGTL; translated from the coding sequence GTGAAGCTTGAGCTCCGCGGCATCACCAAGGTCTTCGGCCCCCTCGTGGCCAACGACCACATCGACCTCGTGGTCCAGCCCGGGGAGATCCACGCCCTCCTCGGCGAGAACGGCGCCGGGAAGAGCACGCTCATGAACGTGCTCTACGGCCTGTACACCCCCGACGACGGCCAGATCCTCCTCGACGACGCCCCCGTGACCTTCGCCGGACCGGGTGACGCCGTCGCCGCGGGCATCGGCATGGTCCACCAGCACTTCATGCTCGTCCCGGTCTTCACCGTCGCTGAGTCCGTCGTGCTCGGGTACGAGCCCACCGGTGCCGCCGGCCTCATCAACGCCGCCGAGGCGCGCCGCCGCGTCAAGGAGATCTCCGACCGCTTCGGGTTCGACGTCGACCCCGACGCGACGATCGAGGACCTCCCCGTCGGCGCCCAGCAGCGCGTGGAGATCATCAAGGCGCTCTCGCGCGACGCCAAGGTCCTCATCCTCGACGAGCCCACCGCCGTGCTCACCCCGCAGGAGACCGACGAGCTCATCGCGATCATGCGCCAGCTCAAGGAGAACGGCACCTCGATCGTCTTCATCACCCACAAGCTCCGCGAGGTCCGCGCCGTCGCGGACCGCATCACCGTCATCCGCCGCGGCAAGGTCGTCGGCGAGGCGAGCCCCACCTCCACCGAGACCGAGCTGGCGTCGATGATGGTCGGCCGCTCGGTCAACCTCGGCGTCGACAAGGCCGTGGCCGCGCCCGGCGAGGAGTCCTTCGTCGTCGAGGGCCTCACCGTGCTCGACGCGGCGGGCAAGCCCGCGGTCGACGACATCTCCTTCGGGGTGCGCCGTGGCGAGATCCTCGCCGTCGCCGGCGTGCAGGGGAACGGCCAGACCGAGCTCACCGAGACCATCCTCGGCCTGAACCCCTCGGTCGCCGGGACCATCAGCCTCGACGGGCAGGACCTCGCCGGCGACGGCGTCAAGGAGCGTCTGCGCGCCGGTATCGGCTTCGTCCCCGAGGACCGCTCCACCGACGGCATCATCGCCAGCTTCTCGGTGGCGGAGAACCTCGTCCTCGACCTCTACGACACCGAGCCCTTCGCGAAGGGCCTGGCGATGAACCCCGCACGTGTGCGCAGCAGCGCGGAGCAGCGCTCCCAGGAGTTCGACATCCGGCTGACCTCCGTCGACGACCCCATCTCGACGCTGTCCGGCGGGAACCAGCAGAAGGTCGTCATCGCCCGTGAGATGTCCCGGCCCCTGCGGCTGCTCGTCGCCTCCCAGCCCACCCGCGGGCTGGACGTCGGCTCCATCGAGTTCATGCACAAGCGCATCGTCACCGAGCGCGACAACGGCACCCCGGTGATCATCGTCTCCACCGAGCTCGACGAGGTCCTCGTCCTGGCGGACCGGATCGCCGTGATGTACCGCGGCCGGGTCGTCGGCATCGTCGACGGCGACACCGACCGGGACGTCCTGGGCCTGATGATGGCCGGGGTCCCGCTCGAGGAGGCCCGGGCCCAGGCGGCCGAGCACCACACGACCACGGGCGGGGCCGACGCCGCCACCACCCAGGAGGGAACGCTGTGA
- a CDS encoding BMP family lipoprotein, whose amino-acid sequence MKKSIYATALATTAALALAACGAAPEEETPAGSETTGGEETAEATEGAAAEDYLACLVSDQGGWDDQSFNQSAFEGMEMAVEELGIEMADAESQSDSDYGPNVDSMVQQGCDLTIGVGFLLEDPVQAAAEANPDANFALIDSAFSGPDFAPVELENAKPILFNTAEASYLAGYVAAGVTETGTVATFGGMQIPSVAIFMDGFADGVAKYNEDNGTDVQLLGWDKEGQTGSFSGDFENQAAGQTLTEQFIAQGADIIMPVAGPVGLGAAAAAEAADGVKIVGVDSDWYESTEYGAITLTSVVKQIGQAVYDTVEQSSTGGFSAEPYVGTLENEGVGLAPFHDFDAEVPQELKDAVTALQEQIISGELTVETPNAP is encoded by the coding sequence GTGAAGAAGAGCATCTACGCGACGGCGCTGGCCACCACGGCCGCCCTGGCGCTCGCCGCCTGCGGCGCTGCCCCCGAGGAGGAGACCCCCGCCGGGTCCGAGACCACGGGCGGCGAGGAGACCGCCGAGGCCACCGAGGGTGCCGCCGCCGAGGACTACCTCGCCTGCCTGGTCTCCGACCAGGGTGGCTGGGACGACCAGTCCTTCAACCAGTCCGCCTTCGAGGGCATGGAGATGGCCGTCGAGGAGCTCGGCATCGAGATGGCCGACGCCGAGTCGCAGTCCGACAGCGACTACGGCCCGAACGTCGACTCCATGGTCCAGCAGGGCTGCGACCTCACCATCGGTGTCGGCTTCCTCCTCGAGGACCCGGTCCAGGCGGCCGCCGAGGCGAACCCCGACGCGAACTTCGCGCTCATCGACTCCGCCTTCTCCGGCCCGGACTTCGCCCCCGTCGAGCTCGAGAACGCCAAGCCGATCCTCTTCAACACCGCCGAGGCGTCCTACCTCGCCGGCTACGTCGCGGCCGGCGTCACCGAGACCGGCACCGTCGCCACCTTCGGCGGCATGCAGATCCCGTCCGTCGCGATCTTCATGGACGGCTTCGCCGACGGCGTCGCGAAGTACAACGAGGACAACGGCACCGACGTCCAGCTCCTCGGCTGGGACAAGGAAGGCCAGACCGGCTCCTTCTCCGGCGACTTCGAGAACCAGGCCGCCGGCCAGACCCTCACCGAGCAGTTCATCGCCCAGGGTGCGGACATCATCATGCCCGTCGCCGGCCCGGTCGGCCTGGGTGCCGCCGCGGCCGCCGAGGCGGCGGACGGCGTGAAGATCGTCGGTGTGGACTCCGACTGGTACGAGTCGACCGAGTACGGCGCCATCACCCTGACCTCGGTCGTCAAGCAGATCGGTCAGGCCGTCTACGACACGGTCGAGCAGTCCTCGACCGGCGGCTTCTCGGCCGAGCCCTACGTCGGCACCCTGGAGAACGAGGGCGTGGGCCTGGCCCCGTTCCACGACTTCGACGCCGAGGTCCCGCAGGAGCTCAAGGACGCCGTGACGGCCCTGCAGGAGCAGATCATCTCCGGTGAGCTCACGGTGGAGACGCCCAACGCCCCGTGA